Proteins from a genomic interval of Burkholderia cepacia GG4:
- a CDS encoding response regulator transcription factor: protein MRIAVLDDDPAQTDFVSQTLTAAGHTCYAFKEGKALKKRLQRETFDLLVLDWNVPDMSGEEVLKWVRANQTEHSLPIIFMTSRDDEAGITQILNAGADDYVVKPVSGPILRARIGSLLRRAYPVNAEASVREFDQFRFDVNLKQAYVGDKAVSLTQKEFELALLLFQHLDRPLSRAHILDLVWKQATDIPSRTMDTHISMLRTKLGLRPENGYRLAPIYGYGYRLERVGQGEPE, encoded by the coding sequence ATGAGAATTGCTGTACTGGATGACGATCCGGCCCAGACGGATTTCGTCAGTCAAACGCTGACGGCCGCCGGCCACACGTGCTATGCGTTCAAGGAAGGCAAGGCCCTGAAGAAGCGTCTGCAACGCGAGACGTTCGATCTGCTGGTGCTCGACTGGAACGTGCCCGACATGTCCGGCGAGGAAGTGCTCAAGTGGGTGCGTGCGAACCAGACCGAGCACAGCCTGCCGATCATCTTCATGACGAGCCGCGACGACGAGGCGGGGATCACGCAGATCCTCAACGCCGGCGCCGACGATTACGTGGTCAAGCCCGTGTCGGGCCCGATCCTGCGCGCGCGCATCGGCTCGCTGCTGCGCCGCGCGTATCCGGTCAACGCCGAGGCGTCCGTTCGCGAATTCGACCAGTTCCGCTTCGACGTGAACCTGAAGCAGGCTTACGTCGGCGACAAGGCCGTCAGCCTCACGCAGAAGGAATTCGAACTCGCGCTGCTGCTGTTCCAGCATCTCGACCGGCCGCTGTCGCGCGCACACATTCTCGACCTCGTGTGGAAGCAGGCGACCGACATTCCGTCGCGCACGATGGACACGCACATCTCGATGCTGCGCACGAAGCTCGGCCTGCGGCCGGAAAACGGCTATCGCCTCGCGCCGATCTACGGCTACGGCTACCGGCTCGAGCGAGTCGGCCAGGGAGAACCGGAGTGA
- a CDS encoding sulfurtransferase TusA family protein — protein sequence MQIHKEVDARGLNCPLPILRAKKALADMESGQILKVLATDPGSQRDFAAFAKQTGNEIVEVTTQDKTFVFLMRRR from the coding sequence ATGCAGATTCACAAGGAAGTGGACGCGCGCGGGCTCAATTGCCCGTTGCCGATCCTGCGCGCCAAGAAAGCGCTCGCCGATATGGAAAGCGGGCAGATCCTCAAGGTGCTCGCGACCGACCCCGGCTCGCAGCGCGATTTCGCCGCGTTCGCGAAGCAGACGGGCAACGAGATCGTCGAAGTGACGACGCAGGACAAGACCTTCGTATTCCTGATGCGCCGCCGCTGA
- a CDS encoding LysR family transcriptional regulator, translating into MNQQNVQALWPHIHSLTVLAAAGSFTAAAQRLGISKAAMSQRIADLEKAAGVPLVRRTTRSVRLTDAGQTLVDSTRDAFESIGQHFARVKDLAGEPRGLLRVTAPVALGRQQVVPHLPDFLRQHPGVHIELDLSDRLHSLTQEGFDLAIRHTTTAPQTHVAWKLCDTRSLLVASRDYLDARGAPRHPSELVDHSCLCYLRDNEPAAWSFEPDGRRRERVSVPVRGSFAANNSEAMREAALGGLGIALLPDFSAQRDLDAGRLVALLDGWRPSGAFGDHIFAIRPYSPVVPSAVRALVRHLRERLAGGFSGT; encoded by the coding sequence ATGAATCAGCAAAATGTCCAGGCGCTTTGGCCGCATATCCATTCGCTGACGGTCCTGGCCGCGGCCGGCAGTTTCACGGCTGCCGCGCAGCGGCTCGGCATCAGCAAGGCCGCGATGAGCCAGCGCATCGCCGATCTCGAAAAGGCGGCCGGCGTGCCGCTCGTGCGGCGCACGACGCGCAGCGTGCGGCTCACCGATGCGGGCCAGACGCTGGTCGACAGCACGCGCGACGCGTTCGAGTCGATCGGCCAGCACTTCGCGCGCGTGAAGGACCTGGCCGGCGAGCCGCGCGGGCTGCTGCGCGTGACGGCGCCGGTCGCGCTCGGGCGCCAGCAGGTCGTGCCGCACCTGCCCGATTTCCTGCGGCAGCACCCGGGCGTCCACATCGAGCTCGACCTGTCCGACCGGCTGCATTCGCTGACCCAGGAGGGCTTCGACCTCGCGATCCGGCATACCACCACCGCGCCGCAAACCCACGTCGCGTGGAAGCTGTGCGACACGCGTTCGCTGCTGGTCGCGAGCCGCGACTACCTCGACGCGCGCGGCGCGCCGCGCCACCCGAGCGAACTCGTCGACCACAGTTGCCTGTGCTACCTGCGCGACAACGAACCGGCCGCCTGGAGCTTCGAGCCCGACGGTCGGCGGCGCGAGCGCGTGAGCGTGCCGGTGCGCGGCAGCTTCGCGGCGAACAACAGCGAGGCGATGCGCGAGGCCGCGCTCGGCGGGCTCGGCATCGCGCTGCTGCCGGATTTCAGCGCGCAGCGCGATCTCGATGCCGGCCGGCTCGTCGCGCTGCTCGACGGGTGGCGGCCGTCGGGCGCGTTCGGCGACCACATCTTCGCGATCCGCCCCTACAGTCCGGTCGTGCCGAGCGCGGTGCGCGCGCTCGTGCGGCACCTGCGCGAGCGGCTCGCGGGCGGCTTCTCGGGCACCTGA
- a CDS encoding CoA-acylating methylmalonate-semialdehyde dehydrogenase: MNPVPAYTSDADVGHYVDGTPVAGRSGRFQDVLNPALGRAVRRVALADGDEVQQAVASAHAAFPAWAATPPIRRARVLHRFLQLMNEHRDTLAAIITAEHGKVFSDAQGEVARGIDIIEFACGVPQLLKGDFTDQVSTGIDNWTMRQPLGVVAGITPFNFPCMVPCWMFPVALATGNTFVLKPSERDPSAALFMADLLTQAGLPAGVFNVVQGDKSAVDALLDHPDVQAVSFVGSTPIAAYVQQRAVQSGKRVQALGGAKNHLVVMPDANIEQAVDALIGAAYGSAGERCMAISIAVLVGDVADRIVPAVAERARKLVIGDGMSPEVEMGPIVTGEALKRIEGYIEQGVSEGAQLVVDGRGLRVPGREEGFFTGGTLFDHVSPDMRIYKEEIFGPVLGCVRVKDFAAAVDLINAHEFGNGVACFTSDGGIAREFARRIQVGMVGINVPIPVPMAWHGFGGWKKSLFGDMHAYGEEGVRFYTRQKSVMQRWSSSIGKGAEFAMPTAK, encoded by the coding sequence ATGAATCCGGTTCCCGCCTACACGTCCGACGCCGACGTCGGCCACTATGTCGACGGCACGCCCGTCGCCGGCCGCAGCGGCCGCTTCCAGGACGTCCTCAATCCGGCGCTCGGCCGCGCGGTGCGCCGCGTCGCGCTCGCCGACGGCGACGAAGTGCAGCAGGCCGTCGCCTCCGCCCACGCCGCGTTCCCGGCCTGGGCCGCGACGCCGCCGATCCGCCGCGCGCGCGTGCTGCACCGCTTCCTGCAACTGATGAACGAGCACCGCGACACGCTCGCGGCGATCATCACCGCCGAGCACGGCAAGGTGTTCTCCGACGCGCAGGGCGAAGTCGCACGCGGCATCGACATCATCGAATTCGCATGCGGCGTGCCGCAACTGCTGAAGGGCGACTTCACCGACCAGGTCAGCACCGGCATCGACAACTGGACGATGCGCCAGCCACTCGGCGTCGTCGCGGGCATCACGCCGTTCAACTTCCCGTGCATGGTGCCGTGCTGGATGTTCCCGGTCGCACTCGCGACGGGCAACACGTTCGTGCTGAAGCCGAGCGAGCGCGACCCGTCGGCGGCGCTGTTCATGGCCGACCTGCTCACGCAGGCCGGCCTGCCCGCCGGCGTGTTCAACGTCGTGCAGGGCGACAAGAGCGCGGTCGACGCGCTGCTCGACCATCCGGACGTGCAGGCCGTCAGCTTCGTCGGCTCGACGCCGATCGCGGCCTACGTGCAGCAGCGCGCGGTGCAGTCGGGCAAGCGCGTGCAGGCGCTCGGCGGCGCGAAGAATCACCTCGTCGTGATGCCCGATGCGAACATCGAGCAGGCGGTCGACGCGCTGATCGGCGCCGCATACGGCTCGGCCGGCGAGCGCTGCATGGCGATCAGCATCGCGGTGCTGGTCGGCGACGTGGCCGACCGGATCGTGCCGGCGGTCGCCGAGCGCGCACGCAAGCTCGTGATCGGCGACGGGATGTCGCCGGAAGTCGAGATGGGCCCGATCGTCACCGGCGAAGCGCTGAAGCGCATCGAAGGCTATATCGAGCAAGGCGTCAGCGAAGGTGCGCAACTGGTGGTCGACGGCCGCGGGCTGCGCGTGCCGGGCCGCGAGGAGGGCTTCTTCACCGGCGGCACGCTGTTCGATCACGTGAGCCCCGACATGCGCATCTACAAGGAAGAAATCTTCGGGCCTGTGCTCGGCTGCGTGCGCGTGAAGGATTTTGCCGCAGCGGTCGACCTGATCAACGCGCACGAGTTCGGCAACGGCGTCGCATGCTTCACGAGCGACGGCGGCATCGCGCGCGAATTCGCGCGGCGCATCCAGGTCGGGATGGTCGGCATCAACGTGCCGATTCCGGTGCCGATGGCATGGCACGGCTTCGGCGGCTGGAAGAAGAGCCTGTTCGGCGACATGCATGCATACGGCGAGGAAGGCGTGCGCTTCTATACGCGCCAGAAGTCGGTGATGCAGCGCTGGTCGTCGAGCATCGGCAAGGGCGCCGAGTTCGCGATGCCGACCGCGAAGTAA
- a CDS encoding MurR/RpiR family transcriptional regulator: MSSSENPPATVEQFLQHLTQEYDGLSNRLKVIARHVETHRDQLGLEGIQSLAEACGVQPSAVVRFAKHFGFSGFSEMQRLFREGLAQQIAPGRAYNLRLRDVIESGSASLQPEQIADEFIKGSIAGMQQLRQTLDPQALAQAVDLLADTQAIWIAGSRRAFPIAVYLDYALQHTDKRIGLFSALGSMHLGQIRSVREGDVMIVISFMPYAEETVQVAQQAVQRGARLIAITDSRMSPLAREAEVTLMVQDSATFGFRALTATMGLAQSLFVALAYRLELSYLPTADGAHDTKAG; the protein is encoded by the coding sequence ATGAGCTCATCCGAGAATCCTCCCGCCACCGTCGAGCAGTTCCTGCAGCATCTGACGCAGGAGTATGACGGCCTCAGCAACCGCCTGAAGGTGATTGCGCGTCACGTGGAAACGCATCGCGACCAGCTTGGCCTGGAAGGCATCCAGTCGCTCGCGGAGGCGTGCGGCGTCCAGCCGTCGGCCGTCGTGCGGTTCGCGAAGCATTTCGGCTTCTCCGGTTTTTCCGAGATGCAGCGGCTGTTCCGCGAGGGGCTGGCCCAGCAGATCGCGCCGGGGCGCGCGTACAACCTGCGGCTGCGCGACGTGATCGAATCGGGCTCGGCGAGCCTGCAGCCCGAGCAGATCGCCGACGAATTCATCAAGGGCAGCATTGCCGGGATGCAGCAGCTGCGGCAGACGCTCGACCCGCAGGCGCTCGCGCAGGCCGTCGACCTGCTCGCCGACACCCAGGCGATCTGGATCGCCGGCTCGCGCCGCGCGTTTCCGATCGCCGTGTATCTCGACTATGCGCTGCAGCACACCGACAAGCGCATCGGGCTGTTCAGCGCGCTCGGCAGCATGCATCTCGGGCAGATCCGGTCGGTGCGCGAGGGCGACGTGATGATCGTCATCTCGTTCATGCCGTATGCGGAAGAAACCGTGCAGGTCGCGCAGCAGGCCGTGCAGCGCGGCGCGCGCCTGATCGCGATCACCGACAGCCGGATGAGCCCGCTCGCGCGGGAGGCCGAGGTGACGCTGATGGTGCAGGACAGTGCGACGTTCGGGTTCCGCGCGCTGACGGCGACGATGGGCCTCGCGCAGAGCCTGTTCGTCGCGCTCGCGTACCGGCTCGAGCTGTCGTACCTGCCGACCGCCGACGGCGCGCACGACACGAAGGCCGGCTGA
- a CDS encoding Gfo/Idh/MocA family protein: MIDGQILLGHSIPWGMVGGGLGSQIGYSHRSAAVRDGSFQLVAGAFDIDAERGRQFGVKLGVDAGRCYHDYRTMFETEAKRADGIRAVSIATPNNTHFEICRAALNAGLHVVCEKPLCFTTEEAEALQRLSVEKNRIVGVAYGYSGHQMIEQAREMIARGDLGEIRIVQMQFAHGFHSEGVEAASAAARWRVDPKFAGPSYVLGDIGTHPLYISEVMAPELKIRRLMCSRQSFVKSRAPLEDNAFTIMEYDTGAIGYVWSSAVNAGSMHGQKVRVIGSKASVEWWDEHPNQLRYEIQGQPAQVLDRGMGYLHPHALREDRIGAGHPEGLFEAWSNLYARFALAMDAADRGDVQALQQIRFPDVHAGVEGVRWVENCVRSADAGGVWVDYR; encoded by the coding sequence ATGATCGACGGACAGATTCTGCTAGGGCATTCGATTCCCTGGGGCATGGTCGGCGGCGGGCTCGGCAGCCAGATCGGCTACAGCCACCGGTCGGCCGCAGTGCGCGACGGCAGCTTCCAGCTGGTCGCCGGCGCGTTCGATATCGATGCCGAGCGCGGCCGGCAGTTCGGCGTGAAGCTCGGCGTCGACGCCGGGCGCTGCTATCACGACTACCGGACCATGTTCGAGACCGAGGCGAAGCGTGCCGATGGCATCCGCGCGGTGTCGATCGCGACGCCGAACAACACGCACTTCGAGATCTGCCGCGCCGCGCTGAACGCGGGGCTGCACGTGGTGTGCGAGAAGCCGCTGTGCTTCACGACCGAGGAGGCCGAGGCGCTGCAGCGGCTGTCGGTCGAGAAGAACCGGATCGTCGGCGTCGCATACGGCTATTCAGGTCACCAGATGATCGAGCAGGCGCGCGAGATGATCGCGCGCGGCGATCTCGGCGAGATCCGCATCGTGCAGATGCAGTTCGCGCACGGCTTCCACAGCGAGGGCGTCGAGGCCGCGAGCGCGGCTGCGCGCTGGCGTGTCGATCCGAAGTTCGCGGGCCCGAGCTACGTGCTCGGCGACATCGGCACGCACCCGCTGTACATTTCGGAAGTGATGGCGCCCGAGTTGAAGATCCGCCGGCTGATGTGCTCGCGGCAGAGCTTCGTGAAGAGCCGCGCGCCGCTCGAGGACAACGCGTTCACGATCATGGAATACGATACGGGCGCGATCGGCTACGTGTGGTCGAGCGCGGTGAACGCGGGCTCGATGCACGGGCAGAAGGTGCGCGTGATCGGCTCGAAGGCGAGCGTCGAATGGTGGGACGAGCATCCGAACCAATTGCGCTACGAAATCCAGGGGCAGCCCGCGCAGGTGCTCGATCGCGGCATGGGCTATCTGCATCCGCACGCATTGCGTGAAGATCGCATCGGCGCCGGGCATCCGGAAGGGTTGTTCGAAGCGTGGTCGAACCTGTATGCGCGCTTCGCGCTCGCGATGGACGCGGCCGACCGCGGCGACGTGCAAGCGTTGCAGCAAATCCGCTTTCCGGACGTCCATGCGGGCGTCGAAGGCGTGCGGTGGGTCGAGAACTGCGTGCGGTCCGCCGATGCGGGCGGCGTGTGGGTCGACTATCGTTGA
- a CDS encoding TIM barrel protein, producing the protein MTMKIGCAPCCWGVDDVNNPHLPPWRRVLAEAAQAGYSGIELGPYGYIPLELDVVSAELERQHLSITAGTIFDDLVSPENLPNLLRQTREICALITRLPKLPTQDGQRYAAPYLVVMDWGHEERDYAAGHAERAPRLSDERWARMVDHIRQIATIARDEFGVRAVIHPHAGGYIEFADEIDRIVADIAADTAGLCLDTGHLYYSGMDPETWLRRHAARLDYVHFKDIDAAVYDAVMGEHIAFFAACARGVMCPIGNGVLDYRAIRRVLDEIGYAGYITIEQERDPRNAGTSLRDVAASRAFLAAAGFA; encoded by the coding sequence ATGACGATGAAGATTGGCTGCGCGCCCTGCTGCTGGGGCGTCGACGACGTGAACAATCCGCACCTGCCGCCGTGGCGGCGCGTGCTCGCCGAGGCCGCGCAGGCCGGCTATTCGGGCATCGAGCTTGGGCCCTACGGCTATATCCCGCTCGAACTCGACGTGGTGAGCGCCGAGCTCGAGCGGCAGCACCTGAGCATCACCGCCGGCACGATCTTCGACGACCTGGTGTCGCCGGAGAACCTGCCGAACCTGCTGCGCCAGACGCGCGAGATCTGCGCGCTGATCACGCGGCTGCCGAAGCTGCCGACCCAGGACGGCCAGCGCTACGCGGCGCCGTACCTGGTCGTGATGGACTGGGGGCACGAGGAGCGCGATTACGCGGCCGGTCATGCCGAGCGCGCGCCGCGGCTGTCCGACGAACGCTGGGCGCGGATGGTCGACCATATCCGCCAGATCGCGACCATCGCGCGCGACGAATTCGGCGTGCGCGCGGTGATCCATCCGCATGCGGGCGGCTACATCGAGTTCGCGGACGAGATCGACCGGATCGTCGCCGACATCGCGGCCGATACGGCAGGCCTGTGTCTCGACACCGGCCATCTGTACTACTCGGGCATGGATCCCGAAACGTGGCTGCGCCGCCATGCGGCGCGCCTCGACTACGTGCATTTCAAGGATATCGACGCGGCCGTGTACGACGCGGTGATGGGCGAGCACATCGCGTTCTTCGCCGCCTGCGCGCGCGGCGTGATGTGCCCGATCGGCAACGGCGTGCTCGACTATCGCGCGATCCGCCGCGTGCTCGACGAGATCGGCTATGCCGGCTATATCACGATCGAGCAGGAGCGCGATCCGCGCAACGCCGGCACGAGCTTGCGCGACGTTGCGGCAAGCCGCGCGTTTCTCGCGGCGGCCGGGTTCGCGTGA
- a CDS encoding Gfo/Idh/MocA family protein — protein sequence MTLQIGVIGCGAIGQDHIRRLTRTLSGARVVAVNDIDPQQARDAVTKYGLDAEIYGDGHDVVAAADVQAVLVTSWGPTHEAFVLDAIAHGKPVFCEKPLAVTADGCMRIVAAEVAHGRRLVQVGFMRPYDDGYRALKRVIDSGEIGAPLMLHCAHRNQSVGERYTTDMAITDTLIHELDVLRWLLGEDYASAQVVYPKKTRHASAHLADPQIVLLDTASGVRIDVEIFVNCQYGYDIQCEVVGENGIAKLPDPPAVGLKHAARRSVEIMTDWKARFIASYDVELQAFIDGVRQGALTGPSAWDGYAAAVAADACVRAQRSGAVEPIAMAERPAFYRG from the coding sequence ATGACCTTGCAAATCGGCGTGATCGGCTGCGGTGCGATCGGCCAGGACCATATCCGCAGGCTGACGCGCACGCTGTCCGGCGCGCGCGTGGTGGCCGTCAACGACATCGATCCGCAGCAGGCGCGCGACGCGGTGACGAAATACGGCCTCGATGCGGAAATCTACGGTGACGGCCACGACGTGGTCGCGGCAGCCGACGTGCAGGCCGTGCTCGTCACGTCGTGGGGGCCGACGCACGAAGCGTTCGTGCTCGACGCGATCGCGCACGGCAAGCCGGTGTTCTGCGAGAAGCCGCTCGCGGTGACGGCCGACGGCTGCATGCGGATCGTCGCGGCCGAGGTCGCGCACGGCCGCCGGCTCGTGCAGGTCGGTTTCATGCGGCCGTACGACGATGGCTATCGCGCGCTGAAGCGCGTGATCGACAGCGGCGAGATCGGCGCACCGCTGATGCTGCATTGCGCGCACCGCAACCAGTCGGTCGGCGAGCGCTACACGACCGACATGGCGATCACCGACACGCTGATCCACGAACTCGACGTGCTGCGCTGGCTGCTCGGCGAGGACTATGCGAGCGCGCAGGTCGTCTATCCGAAGAAAACGCGCCACGCGAGCGCGCATCTCGCCGATCCGCAGATCGTGCTGCTCGACACCGCGAGCGGCGTGCGCATCGACGTCGAGATCTTCGTCAACTGCCAGTACGGCTATGACATCCAGTGCGAGGTAGTCGGCGAGAACGGCATCGCGAAGCTGCCCGATCCGCCGGCCGTCGGGCTCAAGCACGCGGCGCGGCGATCGGTCGAGATCATGACCGACTGGAAGGCGCGCTTCATCGCGTCGTACGACGTCGAGCTGCAGGCATTCATCGACGGCGTGCGGCAGGGCGCGCTGACCGGCCCGTCCGCGTGGGACGGCTACGCGGCGGCGGTCGCGGCCGACGCGTGCGTGCGCGCGCAGCGGAGCGGGGCGGTCGAGCCGATCGCGATGGCCGAACGCCCGGCGTTCTATCGCGGCTGA
- a CDS encoding sugar phosphate isomerase/epimerase family protein: MKIALDPYMIRHLPLDRLPHAVAELGYDQIELSPRSDFLDWWVMPRATRERMAGFRQALRASGVGLASLQPMYRWASPFEDERQWAVRCWKKAIEVAVEMECALMVSEFGRGASPERSVGERPGANPKELCEAAWFRSMDELLPILERERIVLSVEPHPEDWIEQLQPAIDIVTNLGSPSLKLSYIAPHTFYYGDDMAAMIAQAAPVLAHVRVADTFDHRKSSQLRYIVNPPGSNQIRVHQHLDIGQGEIDWDMFFRALGAAGFDGVMSSCVFAWEDRAEASSRYMRDTIQRYVDRHFERAAR, from the coding sequence ATGAAGATCGCTCTGGATCCCTACATGATTCGTCACCTGCCGCTCGACCGGCTGCCGCACGCGGTCGCCGAGCTAGGCTACGACCAGATCGAGCTGTCGCCGCGCAGCGACTTTCTCGACTGGTGGGTGATGCCGCGCGCGACGCGCGAGCGCATGGCCGGGTTCCGGCAGGCGCTGCGTGCCAGCGGCGTGGGTCTCGCGTCGCTGCAGCCGATGTACCGCTGGGCCAGCCCGTTCGAGGACGAACGTCAATGGGCGGTGCGCTGCTGGAAGAAGGCGATCGAGGTCGCGGTCGAGATGGAGTGTGCGCTGATGGTGTCCGAGTTCGGGCGCGGCGCGTCGCCGGAGCGCTCGGTCGGCGAACGGCCGGGCGCGAATCCGAAGGAGCTGTGCGAGGCCGCGTGGTTCCGTTCGATGGACGAGCTGCTGCCGATCCTCGAGCGCGAGCGCATCGTGCTGTCGGTCGAGCCGCATCCGGAGGACTGGATCGAGCAGCTGCAGCCGGCGATCGACATCGTCACGAACCTCGGCTCGCCGTCGCTGAAGCTGTCGTACATCGCGCCGCACACGTTCTACTACGGCGACGACATGGCCGCCATGATCGCGCAGGCCGCGCCGGTCCTCGCGCACGTGCGCGTGGCCGACACCTTCGACCACCGCAAGAGCAGCCAGCTGCGCTACATCGTGAACCCGCCCGGCTCGAACCAGATCCGCGTGCACCAGCATCTCGACATCGGGCAGGGCGAGATCGACTGGGACATGTTTTTCCGCGCGCTCGGCGCGGCCGGCTTCGACGGCGTGATGTCGTCGTGCGTGTTCGCATGGGAAGACCGTGCGGAAGCGTCGTCGCGCTACATGCGCGACACGATCCAGCGCTACGTCGATCGCCATTTCGAGCGTGCGGCGCGCTGA
- a CDS encoding ABC transporter permease, protein MGNLNPVADAQSITIKSRHTKWPPELSIFLVLVGISLFFEVIGWLVVGQSFLFNAERLEIIVLQMAVIGIIAVGVNLVIITSGIDLSSGSVVAAAAVVSASLAQVSDFPRAVFPHLTDLPVIWPVLAGVCVGLLVGLLNGSLIALTGIPPFIATLGTMVAARGFAKWFTNGMPVSMLTDQFAAIGAGANPVIIFLVVAAIFHVVLRYTRFGKYTYAIGANRHAAVVSGINVTRHLVFVYAIAGLLSGIAGTVTAARAISGQSGMGVMYELDAIAAVVIGGTSLSGGLGRVTGTVIGVLILGVMTSGFTFIRIDAYYQEMVKGAIIVAAVIADQYRNKKSRR, encoded by the coding sequence ATGGGCAATCTGAATCCGGTCGCGGACGCGCAGTCCATCACGATCAAGTCGCGGCACACGAAGTGGCCGCCCGAACTGAGCATCTTTCTCGTCCTGGTGGGCATCAGCCTGTTCTTCGAGGTGATCGGCTGGCTCGTCGTCGGCCAGAGCTTCCTGTTCAACGCGGAGCGGCTCGAGATCATCGTGTTGCAGATGGCCGTGATCGGCATCATCGCGGTCGGCGTGAACCTCGTGATCATCACCAGCGGGATCGACCTGTCGTCAGGGTCGGTCGTCGCCGCGGCGGCCGTCGTGTCGGCCAGCCTCGCGCAGGTGTCCGATTTTCCGCGCGCGGTGTTCCCGCACCTGACCGACCTGCCGGTTATCTGGCCGGTACTGGCCGGCGTCTGCGTCGGGCTGCTGGTCGGCCTGCTGAACGGCTCGCTGATCGCGCTGACGGGCATCCCGCCGTTCATTGCGACGCTCGGCACGATGGTCGCCGCGCGCGGCTTCGCGAAGTGGTTCACCAACGGGATGCCGGTGTCGATGCTGACCGACCAGTTCGCGGCGATCGGCGCGGGCGCCAACCCGGTGATCATCTTCCTGGTGGTGGCCGCGATCTTCCACGTCGTGCTGCGCTACACGCGCTTCGGCAAGTACACGTACGCGATCGGTGCGAACCGCCATGCAGCCGTCGTGTCGGGCATCAACGTGACGCGCCACCTGGTGTTCGTGTATGCGATCGCCGGCCTGCTGAGCGGGATCGCGGGCACCGTGACGGCCGCGCGTGCGATCTCCGGCCAGTCGGGCATGGGCGTGATGTACGAGCTCGACGCGATCGCGGCCGTTGTGATCGGCGGCACGTCGCTGTCGGGCGGCCTCGGGCGCGTGACGGGCACCGTGATCGGCGTGCTGATTCTCGGCGTGATGACGTCGGGCTTCACGTTCATCCGGATCGACGCGTACTACCAGGAGATGGTCAAGGGCGCGATCATCGTCGCGGCCGTGATCGCCGACCAGTACCGCAACAAGAAGTCGCGCCGCTGA